In Carnobacterium sp. CP1, the following are encoded in one genomic region:
- a CDS encoding glycosyltransferase family 8 protein, with translation MVESSEITIVSSTNEDFMPHLATLFLSLLQTKQENTIINFYVIDDHISLQSKEQLNRMVNEYDASISYLQIDTLEFDDMVESDRIPTTAYFRIAIPNFLKSTDVKRAIYLDCDIIALEDIEQIWSVDLGDNLLAAVEDAGFHQRLDAMEIDAESNTYFNSGMMIIDIDKWRKEKISEQVFKFALENQDELRFHDQDALNAILHDRWLVLHPKWNAQAYILTNEQEHPTKIGEVEYAEARNAPALVHFSGHIKPWHKESDHPYRDAYLKIRNQTPFPIEGELESGQRD, from the coding sequence ATGGTTGAATCATCTGAAATTACGATTGTATCTTCTACGAATGAAGATTTTATGCCACATTTGGCAACATTATTTTTATCTTTGCTGCAGACCAAGCAGGAAAATACCATTATCAATTTTTATGTCATTGATGACCATATTTCATTGCAATCAAAAGAGCAATTGAACCGCATGGTAAATGAATACGATGCGAGCATCAGCTACTTACAAATTGATACATTGGAATTTGATGATATGGTTGAAAGCGACCGTATTCCTACAACCGCTTATTTCCGGATCGCAATTCCGAACTTTTTAAAGAGCACAGATGTTAAACGCGCTATTTATTTAGATTGCGATATCATTGCTTTGGAAGACATCGAACAAATTTGGTCGGTTGATTTAGGCGACAATTTGTTGGCTGCTGTAGAAGACGCTGGCTTCCATCAACGGTTAGATGCGATGGAAATCGATGCTGAATCGAATACGTATTTTAACTCAGGTATGATGATCATCGACATCGACAAATGGCGGAAAGAAAAAATTTCAGAACAAGTCTTTAAATTTGCTTTAGAGAACCAAGATGAGTTAAGATTTCACGATCAAGATGCATTAAATGCTATTTTACATGATCGCTGGCTGGTTCTACATCCCAAATGGAATGCGCAAGCTTATATTCTGACCAATGAACAAGAACATCCAACTAAAATTGGAGAAGTTGAATACGCTGAAGCTCGAAATGCACCAGCTTTAGTTCATTTCAGCGGCCATATTAAACCATGGCATAAAGAATCCGACCACCCTTATCGGGATGCGTATTTAAAGATTCGCAACCAGACCCCATTCCCGATTGAAGGAGAACTGGAATCGGGTCAAAGAGATTAG